The following are from one region of the Silene latifolia isolate original U9 population chromosome 9, ASM4854445v1, whole genome shotgun sequence genome:
- the LOC141600329 gene encoding alcohol acyltransferase 9-like — protein MENTTTPKFVQVKNATIITPCGPTPNTILSLSTLDSQLFLRFTVEYLLLFKPLSGLDRTQFSAQIKSGLSRALVHYYPLSGRVTSVPGRTLQVVCQGQGVAFIEAVSGYRRVDFQRAPRHVEEWRQLLCFQVDDVLKGDPVLTVQLTWLADGAVAIGFGFNHTLCDGLGAAEFVNCFAELTRGVISRGPKPIWDRHLLDSNPNTRPKISVDKLFTGHPEFNRVPDCCGFLSKFSSEVLVPTSSVFSKVQINQLKRHACVTPEAEFTSFDLVSAHIWRCWAGSLQFPPHQSLKLLFSVNFRNRVKPGLPSGFYGNGFVLGCAQTTAKDLTEKGLGYASEMIRKAKVRVDDKYVREVIELVNGNKRSPDLVGVLILTQWTRLGLEKVDFGLGKPVHMGPICGDKYCLLLPVQNQRDAVRVMLAVPTSSLDLYQHSLKRPFS, from the coding sequence ATGGAAAATACAACAACTCCAAAGTTTGTTCAAGTTAAAAACGCCACAATAATTACCCCATGTGGGCCCACCCCGAACACCATTCTCTCACTCTCCACCCTCGATTCTCAGCTTTTTTTACGCTTTACTGTCGAATATTTACTACTGTTCAAACCTTTATCCGGTCTGGACCGAACTCAATTCTCGGCCCAAATCAAGTCCGGTTTGAGCCGCGCTTTGGTCCACTACTACCCTTTATCGGGTCGAGTAACTTCTGTTCCGGGTCGGACCCTACAGGTGGTTTGCCAGGGACAGGGAGTTGCGTTTATTGAGGCCGTGTCAGGGTATAGGAGGGTGGATTTCCAGCGGGCCCCACGCCACGTCGAGGAGTGGAGGCAGTTGCTGTGTTTCCAAGTGGATGATGTCTTGAAAGGGGATCCAGTGCTTACTGTGCAACTCACGTGGCTAGCTGACGGGGCGGTGGCGATTGGGTTTGGGTTTAACCATACGCTTTGTGACGGGCTCGGTGCAGCTGAGTTTGTTAACTGTTTTGCTGAGTTAACTCGTGGGGTAATCTCTCGTGGGCCTAAACCCATTTGGGACCGCCATTTACTTGACTCGAACCCGAATACCAGACCCAAAATAAGTGTTGATAAATTGTTTACGGGTCATCCGGAGTTTAACCGGGTTCCGGATTGTTGCGGGTTTTTAAGTAAGTTCTCGAGTGAGGTACTCGTTCCAACATCAAGTGTTTTTAGTAAAGTCCAAATCAATCAACTTAAAAGACATGCTTGTGTGACACCTGAAGCCGAGTTCACGTCATTTGACTTGGTTTCGGCTCATATTTGGCGTTGTTGGGCCGGGTCATTACAATTCCCTCCTCACCAATCTCTAAAATTACTATTCAGTGTAAATTTCCGAAACCGGGTAAAACCCGGCCTACCATCTGGGTTTTACGGAAACGGGTTTGTACTCGGGTGCGCCCAAACTACGGCTAAGGATCTTACGGAAAAGGGGTTAGGGTACGCATCGGAAATGATTAGGAAAGCAAAGGTAAGAGTGGATGATAAGTATGTTCGGGAAGTAATAGAATTGGTAAATGGTAACAAAAGAAGCCCGGATTTAGTAGGGGTGTTGATATTGACCCAATGGACAAGGCTTGGTTTGGAAAAGGTTGACTTTGGACTTGGTAAGCCAGTCCACATGGGGCCCATTTGCGGTGATAAATACTGTTTGTTACTGCCCGTACAAAATCAGAGGGATGCAGTCAGGGTTATGCTTGCTGTACCTACTAGCTCGCTTGACTTGTACCAACACTCACTAAAGAGACCTTTCTCTTGA
- the LOC141602036 gene encoding uncharacterized protein LOC141602036 has translation MNTFRKPVTNKPVPKPVQQVWKPKPVAVQTTVQLSTEQVKSPECTPCSSPARIAVSHTSTPATPHKTGSYRAVVEGEVTPKFIHTRVTARISQQQFWFTMVYAHNDGIGMRDLWQKLGVIAGQCSGAWALAGDFNTVIDPNERLGANTKQADMDEFLDYISTCGVTDIAATGAYYTWTNKQEPATRVFSRLDRFMVNQEWMTQFPNMMAHFHPEGLFDHCPCTVSNCVVGDGKRASFKYFNMWGKADDFLPTVTEQWNKLYPRHKMFTVIKKLKALKPALKELNRSCYADIINNTLIAETRLQNLQKQLARDIHNTDLIQREFQAAADLKKLSVVRDNFLSQKAKSQWLEKGDSNTAYLHGAIKKRISMNKVIQIEDQHGIVCTESQTIQNAFLDYYQTLLGSNKPEHALLLNAPVTNAEIKKIFFDTPVDKSPGPDGYTSAFFKDSWDVIGEDVCDVIKDFFSTEWDFVEQLFQGLKFPADFTHKMALQYHPLCKASKLNHLMFADDLLMFCKGNAASIMLLLRAFSSFCRASGLSMNSSKSEVYYNGVGQQLKNDIQQATGFLEGSMPFRYLRVPIEAGRLTKSECNTITEKMVSRIRSLGAQKLSYAGRVVLINSVLNTLYSYWASIFLLPKSIIKRIESICRNYLWDGNAEYHRVSLIAWDKVALPKAEGGLGIKKARVWNYAIVAKLVDWIYGKADRLWIRWVNQVYLKGREWHEYIPPADAAWLWKNICKVKNMMKAGYTDGQWTADTKGCSIRSGYGWLRMQQPKQDWVSLVWNKCNIPKHTIIAWIIMNNGLNVKEKLCKIGNCTDDRCLICDSDNETQEHLFFNCRYSQQIMQQMEL, from the exons ATGAACACTTTCAggaaacctgtaactaataagCCAGTGCCTAAGCCAGTTCAGCAGGTCTGGAAGCCAAAGCCTGTAGCTGTCCAGACTACTGTACAGCTCAGTACAGAGCAGGTCAAATCTCCTGAGTGTACTCCTTGTTCCTCTCCTGCACGTATTGCTGTTAGTCACACGTCCACACCAGCAACTCCCCATAAGACTGGATCTTACAGAGCTGTTGTGGAAGGTGAAGTGACTCCAAAG TTTATTCATACAAGAGTAACTGCTAGGATTTCTCAGCAACAGTTCTGGTTCACAATGGTCTATGCTCATAATGATGGTATTGGAATGAGGGATCTATGGCAGAAGCTAGGAGTTATTGCAGGTCAATGCAGTGGGGCATGGGCTTTAGCAGGAGATTTTAACACAGTTATTGATCCTAATGAAAGACTGGGTGCTAACACCAAACAGGCTGATATGGATGAGTTTTTAGATTATATTTCTACCTGTGGTGTCACTGATATTGCTGCTACTGGGGCTTACTATACCTGGACTAACAAACAGGAACCAGCTACAAGAGTGTTTAGTCGTTTGGACAGGTTTATGGTTAATCAGGAGTGGATGACTCAATTCCCTAATATGATGGCTCATTTCCATCCAGAGGGCTTATTTGACCACTGTCCTTGTACTGTGAGCAACTGTGTAGTAGGGGATGGCAAGAGAGCTAGCTTCaagtacttcaatatgtggggcaAAGCAGATGATTTTCTACCTACAGTCACTGAACAATGGAACAAACTATACCCACGGCATAAAATGTTTACTGTCATTAAGAAATTGAAAGCATTAAAGCCTGCTTTGAAGGAGCTGAATAGGAGTTGTTATGCTGATATTATCAACAATACATTGATAGCTGAGACTAGACTCCAGAACCTGCAGAAACAGTTAGCTCGGGATATTCATAATACTGATCTGATTCAGAGGGAGTTTCAGGCTGCTGCTGACCTTAAGAAGTTGAGTGTAGTAAGAGACAACTTTCTGAGTCAGAAAGCCAAGTCCCAATGGTTAGAAAAGGGTGACAGCAATACTGCTTACTTACATGGGGCCATAAAAAAGAGGATTAGTATGAACAAGGTTATTCAGATTGAGGATCAACATGGTATTGTTTGTACTGAGAGCCAGACCATTCAGAATGCCTTTCTTGACTATTATCAAACTCTTCTAGGCAGCAACAAACCT GAACATGCCCTGCTGTTGAATGCTCCTGTAACTAATGCTGAAATCAAAAAGATTTTCTTTGACACACCAGTTGATAAATCCCCAGGGCCCGATGGATACACAAGTGCATTTTTCAAGGACAGTTGGGATGTTATAGGGGAAGATGTGTGTGATGTCATAAAAGATTTCTTCTCCACTG AATGGGATTTTGTTGAGCAATTATTTCAAGGCTTGAAGTTTCCTGCTGATTTCACTCATAAA ATGGCCCTGCAATACCATCCTCTGTGTAAGGCATCCAAATTGAATCacctgatgtttgctgatgaccttTTAATGTTCTGCAAGGGCAATGCTGCTTCTATAATGCTGTTACTCAGGGCTTTCTCATCTTTCTGTAGAGCTTCTGGTCTGTCTATGAATAGCTCTAAGTCTGAAGTATATTACAACGGAGTTGGACAACAGCTTAAAAATGACATACAACAGGCTACAGGTTTTTTGGAGGGTTCTATGCCATTCAGGTATCTTAGAGTCCCTATTGAAGCAGGTAGACTGACTAAGTCTGAATGTAATACTATAACTGAGAAGATGGTGAGCAGAATTAGGAGTCTAGGGGCACAAAAACTCTCCTATGCAGGTAGAGTGGTACTGATTAACTCTGTCCTTAATACACTCTATTCATATTGGGCAAGTATCTTTCTCCTGCCAAAAAGCATTATCAAGAGAATTGAAAGTATTTGTAGAAATTATCTATGGGATGGCAATGCTGAGTATCACAGAGTCTCTCTTATTGCTTGGGACAAGGTTGCCTTACCTAAAGCTGAGGGAGGACTGGGTATCAAGAAAGCACGGGTATGGAACTATGCAATAGTTGCCAAGTTGGTGGACTGGATTTATGGGAAGGCTGATAGACTTTGGATTAGATGGGTTAATCAAGTGTATTTAAAAGGAAGGGAGTGGCATGAGTATATTCCTCCTGCTGATGCTGCTTGGCTCTGGAAGAATATATGCAAAGTTAAGAATATGATGAAAGCTGGGTACACTGATGGACAATGGACTGCTGACACAAAAGGGTGCTCCATCAGAAGTGGATATGGATGGCTTAGGATGCAACAGCCTAAGCAAGACTGGGTATCTCTGGTTTGGAACAAATGTAACATCCCCAAACATACCATTATTGCTTGGATCATCATGAATAATGGATTGAATGTGAAGGAAAAGCTGTGCAAAATTGGCAATTGTACAGATGATAGATGCCTAATCTGTGACAGTGATAATGAAACACAGGAGCATCTATTCTTTAATTGCAGATACAGTCAACAAATAATGCAGCAGATGGAGCTCTAG